The following are encoded in a window of Sphaerisporangium siamense genomic DNA:
- a CDS encoding DUF4910 domain-containing protein, protein MSVATTIARLHSLFDTAAAMADVAAVCASDRYQASSGIVAAAGHVAARAEEAGLREVRLHHFPADGARRWWTFRAPASWTPVRAELSGPSSLVRSEGPLHASEGFSLPGGWFPLARYPDEPFVLAAHSAATGPDGVELPVVRIGAGPLRGALAVHDDPSVPLPLALELAQREGATGLVTDQVSANGGVGRVELRGGAPLFAFSLPRGRAAVLVAAGRARVTVDVREDASMPLVTGLIPGEEADEVLLYAHLCHPMPSANDNATGVAALLAAARMLAGTRPRRGVRFVWAPEFTGMAAYLHDVARVVPMAAVNVDMAGEDQRLCGGPLIVERAPDHLPGFVSALAEHAAALLPQAARSYTGAVACDTWAWRATPFVGASDHALLADRSIACPAVALGHWPDRFNHSSADTLDKVDPAELRRTTTLAAAIAATLATATPADRPELESIALRWAAARLLDRLPGGPSTPGEDGVRHRTRVAVAAVEWVDVICGDQGGDGPRRWVEGLAGHVAALLPDDTPAPAGGRVPVRRWDGPFNLRGLAEDADRDGEEWIGARLTADRARGYALMVALAHGIDGARDREAVRRYAEAATELPVDEDFARRFLDILLEAGWAAERTIPDGGADAPAHA, encoded by the coding sequence GTGAGCGTCGCCACCACCATCGCACGCCTGCACTCCCTGTTCGACACCGCCGCGGCCATGGCCGACGTCGCCGCGGTGTGCGCGTCCGACCGCTACCAGGCGTCCTCGGGCATCGTGGCGGCGGCCGGGCACGTCGCCGCCCGCGCCGAGGAGGCCGGGCTGCGCGAGGTGCGCCTGCACCACTTCCCCGCCGACGGCGCCCGCCGCTGGTGGACCTTCCGCGCCCCCGCCTCCTGGACCCCGGTCCGCGCCGAACTCTCCGGCCCGTCCTCTCTCGTCCGGAGCGAGGGCCCTCTCCACGCCTCGGAGGGGTTCTCTCTCCCGGGCGGGTGGTTCCCTCTGGCGCGCTACCCCGACGAGCCGTTCGTCCTGGCCGCGCACTCCGCGGCGACCGGCCCGGACGGGGTGGAGTTGCCGGTCGTCCGGATCGGGGCCGGGCCCTTGCGCGGCGCGCTCGCCGTGCACGACGACCCGTCCGTCCCGTTGCCTCTCGCGCTGGAACTGGCCCAGCGGGAGGGCGCGACCGGGCTCGTCACCGACCAGGTGTCCGCGAACGGCGGCGTCGGACGCGTCGAGCTGCGCGGCGGGGCGCCGCTGTTCGCGTTCAGCCTCCCGCGGGGACGCGCGGCGGTGCTGGTCGCGGCCGGACGGGCCCGCGTCACGGTGGACGTGCGCGAGGACGCCTCCATGCCGCTGGTCACCGGGCTCATCCCGGGCGAGGAAGCGGACGAGGTGCTGCTGTACGCGCACCTGTGTCACCCCATGCCGAGCGCCAACGACAACGCGACCGGGGTCGCCGCGCTGCTGGCCGCCGCCCGGATGCTGGCCGGGACCCGTCCGCGCCGGGGCGTGCGGTTCGTCTGGGCACCGGAGTTCACCGGCATGGCCGCCTACCTCCACGACGTCGCCCGCGTCGTCCCCATGGCGGCGGTGAACGTGGACATGGCGGGCGAGGACCAGCGGCTCTGCGGCGGCCCGCTCATCGTGGAGCGCGCCCCCGACCACCTGCCCGGCTTCGTCAGCGCGCTCGCCGAGCACGCCGCCGCGCTGCTCCCGCAGGCCGCGCGCTCCTACACCGGCGCGGTGGCCTGCGATACGTGGGCCTGGCGCGCCACGCCGTTCGTCGGGGCCTCCGACCACGCCCTGCTGGCCGACCGCTCGATCGCCTGCCCGGCCGTCGCGCTCGGCCACTGGCCCGACCGCTTCAACCACAGCTCGGCCGACACCCTCGACAAGGTGGACCCGGCCGAGCTGCGGCGCACGACGACCCTGGCCGCGGCCATCGCCGCGACCCTCGCCACCGCCACCCCCGCCGACCGCCCGGAACTGGAGTCCATCGCCCTCCGCTGGGCCGCCGCCCGCCTCCTCGACCGCCTCCCCGGCGGCCCGTCCACACCCGGCGAGGACGGGGTGCGGCACCGTACGCGGGTCGCGGTGGCGGCCGTCGAGTGGGTCGATGTCATCTGCGGAGACCAGGGAGGGGACGGACCCCGCCGGTGGGTGGAGGGCCTCGCCGGGCACGTGGCCGCGCTGCTGCCGGACGACACGCCCGCGCCCGCGGGCGGGCGGGTGCCGGTGCGCCGGTGGGACGGGCCGTTCAACCTGCGGGGGCTCGCGGAGGACGCGGATCGGGACGGCGAGGAGTGGATCGGGGCGCGGCTGACCGCGGACCGGGCACGCGGATACGCGCTGATGGTCGCCCTGGCGCACGGCATCGACGGGGCGCGGGACCGGGAGGCCGTGCGGCGGTACGCGGAAGCCGCCACCGAGCTCCCCGTGGACGAGGATTTCGCGCGGCGCTTCCTGGACATCCTGCTGGAGGCGGGATGGGCGGCCGAGCGGACCATCCCGGATGGAGGTGCCGATGCGCCGGCTCATGCGTGA
- a CDS encoding aminotransferase class I/II-fold pyridoxal phosphate-dependent enzyme yields MSRWYTGYFSPDFWSLVRHEYTAARTAGEVAYLVKTLEEHAPGRRVLDLGCGLGRHAVPLAEHGFEVVGVDVSRWALDRAEEAARRAGVPLSVVCADLLERAPLPEADAAVCLQSFGWGEDEEQRRLLRRVRDRLVPGGLLILDHSSVTGILARYRASDRFEAEGTVYEFARSYDAMSGRSRGELRVTRPDGAVARLRDDLRLYQPPEVAAMLRDSGYEIVRADADFAAGSPVQVDTRYVQFVARVPRRPEPAVLDYARATPAPGTLDLRWAPDEVEYARDAIEAAWAEAHASASADGAANGAHHRNGTRGEYRAEAAGGPGAGFGEVARGLAVDDPYGGGRAAPVLARHFGADITPDRVVAGAGTTGLLHALSLLAAPGTLLCTPYAHPDLPAWASALGVALRPFDPSADDAPELIARTRPSLVLVERPGVLGVLPPLDRIRALAEAAAAVGALLVVDEAGATYAGPQASAVPLTSRVDGLVVLRSVSKGYCCGGLRTGFAITSAGVGADLRRVAPPLAASALPMEVALRLLDRGDALAPLRAAVAEAKPELIDGLRSLGVTVEPGHPALPWVTTSRPCPPGILGKPVRPLFAAPLTRISVPLSRARRDAFRAVVGR; encoded by the coding sequence ATGAGCCGGTGGTACACCGGCTACTTCTCCCCCGACTTCTGGAGCCTCGTCCGCCACGAGTACACCGCCGCGCGCACGGCGGGCGAGGTCGCCTACCTGGTCAAGACGCTGGAGGAGCACGCGCCCGGACGGCGCGTGCTCGACCTCGGCTGCGGTCTCGGACGGCACGCGGTCCCGCTGGCCGAGCACGGCTTCGAGGTCGTCGGCGTCGACGTCAGCAGGTGGGCGCTGGACCGCGCCGAGGAGGCCGCGCGGCGGGCCGGGGTCCCGCTGAGCGTGGTGTGCGCCGACCTGCTGGAGCGGGCCCCGTTGCCCGAGGCGGACGCCGCCGTCTGCCTGCAGAGCTTCGGCTGGGGCGAGGACGAGGAGCAGCGGAGGCTGCTGCGCCGGGTGCGCGACCGGCTCGTCCCCGGCGGGCTGCTGATCCTGGACCACTCCAGCGTGACCGGCATCCTCGCCCGCTACCGCGCCTCCGACCGGTTCGAGGCCGAGGGGACCGTCTACGAGTTCGCCCGCTCCTACGACGCGATGAGCGGGCGCAGCCGCGGCGAGCTGCGCGTCACCCGGCCCGACGGCGCGGTCGCCCGGCTGCGCGACGACCTCCGGCTCTACCAGCCGCCCGAGGTCGCCGCCATGCTCCGCGACTCCGGGTACGAGATCGTGCGCGCCGACGCCGACTTCGCCGCCGGGTCCCCGGTCCAGGTGGACACCCGCTACGTCCAGTTCGTCGCCCGGGTCCCGCGCCGGCCCGAGCCCGCCGTCCTCGACTACGCCCGCGCGACGCCCGCCCCGGGCACCCTGGACCTGCGCTGGGCCCCCGACGAGGTCGAGTACGCCCGCGACGCCATCGAAGCCGCCTGGGCCGAGGCCCACGCGTCGGCGTCCGCCGACGGCGCCGCGAACGGAGCACACCACCGGAACGGGACGCGGGGCGAGTACCGTGCGGAAGCCGCCGGCGGTCCCGGGGCGGGCTTCGGCGAGGTGGCGCGAGGGCTGGCCGTGGACGATCCCTACGGCGGCGGGCGCGCGGCGCCCGTGCTCGCGCGGCACTTCGGCGCCGACATCACCCCGGACCGCGTGGTCGCGGGCGCGGGCACGACCGGGCTGCTGCACGCGCTGAGCCTGCTCGCCGCGCCCGGCACCCTGCTCTGCACGCCCTACGCCCACCCCGACCTGCCCGCCTGGGCGTCCGCGCTCGGCGTCGCCCTGCGCCCCTTCGACCCGTCCGCCGACGACGCGCCGGAGCTGATCGCCCGCACGCGGCCCTCGCTCGTGCTCGTCGAGCGGCCGGGCGTCCTCGGCGTCCTGCCGCCGCTCGACCGTATCCGCGCGCTGGCCGAGGCCGCCGCGGCGGTGGGGGCGCTGCTCGTGGTGGACGAGGCCGGCGCCACCTACGCGGGCCCGCAGGCCAGCGCCGTGCCGCTCACCTCGCGGGTGGACGGCCTCGTCGTGCTGCGCAGCGTGTCCAAGGGGTACTGCTGCGGCGGCCTGCGCACCGGGTTCGCGATCACCTCGGCGGGGGTGGGCGCGGACCTGCGCCGGGTGGCGCCGCCGCTCGCGGCCTCCGCGCTGCCCATGGAGGTGGCGCTGCGGCTGCTCGACCGCGGCGACGCGCTGGCCCCGCTGCGCGCCGCCGTCGCGGAGGCCAAGCCGGAGCTGATCGACGGGCTGCGGTCCCTCGGCGTGACCGTGGAGCCGGGGCATCCGGCGCTGCCGTGGGTGACGACCTCGCGGCCGTGCCCGCCCGGCATCCTCGGCAAGCCCGTGCGCCCGCTGTTCGCCGCGCCGCTGACGAGGATCAGCGTGCCGCTGTCGCGGGCCAGGAGGGACGCGTTCCGCGCCGTGGTGGGCCGGTGA
- a CDS encoding ATP-binding protein produces the protein MTTRNGKIVPEETTTVGPDDVIEIRQVRHYDMDVIRKPARTVYATPDPVYVKTVMFDVNGQLEHRVEHFDAEGFIRYVEEAFVQSVVGGGVLRAGEPVVIGLSGGRDSVALLKLMERTRDRIPHVPMTSVTITGLPDWEEPATFAAARASAAELGIDQAIVTASDIERVFKMRRPFVEAMNSVVSGENRHLNMVVGHQVLRRMLENHAVETGAQTVAFGFNGDDLVASMVTWIMSGYRMGGIPVREIGGMRYIFPLYRITKKELMLYLELVAPELNRQGAPGRFTTGPQDRSMAYAMADHLYGLWPGVDYYLFESFANMQRYMFPFVEQKCRVCEGVYILQEGVQNPPDLCDVCEFFGAQGFS, from the coding sequence TTGACCACTCGTAACGGGAAAATCGTTCCAGAAGAGACCACCACCGTCGGCCCCGACGACGTGATCGAGATCCGTCAGGTGCGCCACTACGACATGGACGTGATCCGCAAGCCGGCGCGCACCGTCTACGCCACCCCCGACCCCGTCTACGTCAAGACCGTGATGTTCGACGTCAACGGGCAGTTGGAGCACCGGGTCGAGCACTTCGACGCCGAGGGATTCATCCGGTACGTCGAGGAGGCGTTCGTCCAGAGCGTCGTCGGAGGCGGCGTCCTGCGGGCCGGCGAGCCGGTCGTGATCGGGCTGTCCGGCGGCAGGGACAGCGTGGCCCTGCTCAAGCTCATGGAGCGCACCCGCGACCGGATCCCGCACGTGCCCATGACCTCGGTCACGATCACCGGCCTGCCCGACTGGGAGGAGCCGGCGACGTTCGCGGCGGCCCGCGCCTCGGCGGCGGAGCTCGGCATCGACCAGGCCATCGTCACCGCCTCCGACATCGAGCGGGTCTTCAAGATGCGCAGGCCCTTCGTGGAGGCCATGAACTCCGTGGTCTCCGGGGAGAACCGCCACCTCAACATGGTCGTCGGCCACCAGGTGCTGCGCCGCATGCTGGAGAACCACGCCGTCGAGACCGGCGCGCAGACCGTCGCGTTCGGCTTCAACGGCGACGACCTCGTCGCCAGCATGGTGACCTGGATCATGTCCGGCTACCGCATGGGCGGCATCCCGGTGCGGGAGATCGGCGGGATGCGCTACATCTTCCCGCTCTACCGCATCACCAAGAAGGAGCTGATGCTCTACCTGGAGCTCGTCGCCCCCGAGCTCAACCGCCAGGGCGCCCCCGGCCGGTTCACCACCGGCCCCCAGGACCGCTCGATGGCCTACGCCATGGCCGACCACCTGTACGGCCTGTGGCCCGGCGTCGACTACTACCTGTTCGAGTCGTTCGCGAACATGCAGCGCTACATGTTCCCGTTCGTCGAGCAGAAGTGCCGCGTCTGCGAAGGCGTCTACATCCTGCAGGAAGGGGTGCAGAACCCGCCCGACCTGTGCGACGTGTGCGAGTTCTTCGGCGCCCAGGGCTTCTCATGA
- a CDS encoding GNAT family N-acetyltransferase has product MFYRLGYLRAYERFPLTDVEAFFYFVVRDAGRAVTVLPVSLLRGVDPLGHLRPRYPVAAADRGLLSHVWHCYDAWLPGEPHTGVVVAAMRDLAAELGADWYGFINVPSGSALGAALVAEGFPAEHIEDRFRVDLRGMTDVEGYIAAARPRGRANLRRNGRRAAEAGVTVRAMETADGDLMEVAALCAATSDRHGTGAFYPPELFAGFVTALGGNACLIEVRERDRLVAAGVCLRDETRFHAWACGVDYEIGGNYSPYPVLFAATAEQALRQGRQVMEGGRGNHAFKLKHGLTPVPLDACLRAV; this is encoded by the coding sequence GTGTTTTATCGCCTGGGCTATTTGCGCGCCTACGAGCGTTTTCCGCTGACCGACGTCGAGGCGTTCTTCTATTTCGTCGTACGCGACGCCGGGCGGGCCGTCACCGTTCTGCCCGTCTCGCTGCTGCGCGGCGTCGACCCCCTCGGCCACCTCCGTCCCCGCTACCCCGTCGCGGCGGCCGACCGCGGCCTGCTCAGCCACGTCTGGCACTGCTACGACGCGTGGCTGCCGGGCGAGCCGCACACCGGCGTGGTCGTCGCGGCGATGCGCGACCTCGCCGCCGAGCTCGGCGCCGACTGGTACGGCTTCATCAACGTGCCGAGCGGCTCGGCGCTCGGCGCCGCCCTGGTCGCCGAGGGCTTCCCCGCCGAGCACATCGAGGACCGCTTCCGCGTGGACCTGCGCGGCATGACCGACGTCGAGGGGTACATCGCGGCGGCCAGGCCCCGGGGCCGGGCGAACCTGCGCCGCAACGGCCGCAGGGCGGCCGAGGCCGGGGTGACCGTCCGCGCCATGGAGACCGCCGACGGGGACCTGATGGAGGTGGCCGCGCTGTGCGCCGCCACCTCCGACCGGCACGGCACCGGCGCCTTCTACCCGCCCGAGCTGTTCGCCGGCTTCGTCACCGCGCTCGGCGGCAACGCCTGCCTGATCGAGGTGCGGGAGCGCGACAGGCTGGTCGCCGCGGGCGTCTGCCTACGCGACGAGACCCGCTTCCACGCCTGGGCCTGCGGGGTGGACTACGAGATCGGCGGCAACTACAGCCCCTACCCGGTCCTGTTCGCGGCGACGGCCGAGCAGGCGCTGCGCCAGGGCCGCCAGGTGATGGAGGGCGGCCGGGGCAACCACGCCTTCAAGCTCAAGCACGGGCTCACGCCCGTTCCCCTCGACGCCTGCCTGCGCGCCGTCTGA
- a CDS encoding GNAT family N-acetyltransferase, with product MRAFAAVPGRVADWDRLSAGGPMFATPEWLDAMRGRVPGAAYTFALREAGETRLALYGTVLDREATGEIFDLPYILAGDPRVFPLSEASRAARATWRVPPAQSWYPNLVVMLPGYECHALGPLAADTGALSELVGAIVAWAKERDLRAVAFLYTPPGAAALRRALPGHGFTRVPLSYSCELPLPGAGFDDYLAALPRKQRTETRRELRVLAAAGVRVRAVPVADVPEDVVTLKCAHSAKYNGRPADRAKVRARLEGLCALRDPLLFRAELDGTLVGYGLFARYGDVWYCVSTGMDYARAESRNAYFATVFYEPVRLAPEAGVRRVHYGQATWRAKMSRGCEAVEMPGWVRAEDPALARVVADSAGTTVPAF from the coding sequence ATGCGGGCGTTCGCGGCGGTCCCCGGCCGCGTCGCGGACTGGGACCGGCTGAGCGCCGGCGGGCCGATGTTCGCGACCCCCGAATGGCTGGACGCGATGCGCGGCCGCGTCCCCGGCGCGGCCTACACCTTCGCGCTGCGCGAGGCGGGGGAGACGCGCCTGGCCCTCTACGGCACCGTCCTGGACCGCGAGGCGACCGGCGAGATCTTCGACCTGCCGTACATCCTGGCGGGCGACCCGCGCGTGTTCCCGCTGAGCGAGGCGTCGCGCGCCGCCCGCGCCACCTGGCGGGTGCCGCCCGCGCAGAGCTGGTACCCCAACCTGGTCGTGATGCTGCCCGGCTACGAGTGCCACGCGCTCGGCCCGCTGGCCGCCGACACCGGCGCGCTGTCGGAGCTGGTCGGCGCCATCGTCGCCTGGGCGAAGGAGCGCGACCTGCGCGCCGTCGCGTTCCTGTACACGCCGCCGGGCGCGGCGGCGCTCCGGCGAGCCCTGCCCGGGCACGGCTTCACCCGCGTCCCGCTCAGCTACTCCTGCGAGCTGCCCCTGCCCGGCGCCGGGTTCGACGACTACCTGGCCGCCCTGCCGCGCAAGCAGCGCACCGAGACCCGCAGGGAGCTGCGCGTGCTGGCCGCCGCGGGCGTGCGGGTGCGCGCGGTGCCGGTGGCGGACGTCCCCGAGGACGTCGTGACGCTCAAGTGCGCCCACTCGGCCAAGTACAACGGCAGGCCCGCCGACCGGGCCAAGGTGCGCGCCCGCCTGGAAGGGCTGTGCGCCCTGCGCGACCCCCTGCTGTTCCGCGCCGAGTTGGATGGCACGCTGGTCGGCTACGGGCTCTTCGCCCGGTACGGCGACGTCTGGTACTGCGTGAGCACCGGCATGGACTACGCCCGCGCGGAGTCGCGCAACGCCTACTTCGCGACCGTCTTCTACGAGCCCGTCCGCCTGGCCCCCGAGGCGGGGGTGCGGCGCGTCCACTACGGGCAGGCCACCTGGCGCGCCAAGATGTCGCGCGGGTGCGAGGCCGTCGAGATGCCCGGCTGGGTGCGCGCCGAGGACCCGGCGCTGGCCCGGGTGGTGGCCGACAGCGCCGGGACGACCGTACCGGCGTTTTGA
- a CDS encoding nucleoside-diphosphate kinase: protein MTAIDWQRTVLVLLPPDALERHLCSPVLDTLERHGFAPVRYEVLWHRPPGQDAFHERNITSVWKAYFYRQVDLVFDLGPTLALLVEERPHDDRAPGSAHARLREIKGASHPSEAAPGTIRRDLRAVNAMLGVVHTSDSPEDSLREASVFFGPGLGTAVDDPAELRGLVALLESGAPAETREYDDVVTGLRSRVVAAVWTELTADGRKAAPELARATHAGAGAELAALLPAGHPLAELLSCEYLPGHPQVDLARAAKRMAPYGLTLDPWEHAVLKTSMTFPPLRRGS from the coding sequence GTGACAGCGATCGATTGGCAGCGGACCGTTCTCGTTCTCCTTCCACCCGACGCGCTCGAACGTCACCTGTGCTCCCCGGTTCTGGACACGCTGGAGCGGCACGGGTTCGCGCCCGTACGGTACGAAGTGCTCTGGCACCGTCCCCCCGGTCAGGACGCCTTTCACGAACGCAACATCACTTCCGTATGGAAGGCCTACTTCTACCGGCAGGTCGACCTGGTGTTCGACCTCGGTCCCACCCTCGCCCTGCTGGTAGAGGAACGGCCGCACGACGACCGCGCGCCCGGGTCGGCGCACGCGCGGCTGCGCGAGATCAAGGGCGCGAGCCACCCGTCCGAGGCCGCCCCGGGCACGATCCGGCGGGACCTGCGCGCCGTCAACGCCATGCTCGGCGTCGTCCACACCTCCGACAGCCCCGAGGACTCCCTGCGGGAGGCGTCGGTGTTCTTCGGGCCCGGCCTCGGGACGGCGGTGGACGACCCCGCCGAGCTGCGGGGGCTCGTCGCGCTCCTGGAGTCCGGCGCTCCGGCGGAGACCAGGGAGTACGACGACGTGGTGACCGGGCTGCGGTCCCGCGTGGTCGCCGCCGTCTGGACCGAGCTGACCGCCGACGGCCGCAAGGCCGCGCCCGAGCTGGCCCGCGCCACGCACGCCGGCGCGGGGGCCGAGCTTGCCGCGCTGCTCCCCGCCGGCCACCCGCTGGCGGAGCTGCTCTCCTGCGAGTACCTGCCCGGCCACCCGCAGGTGGACCTGGCCCGCGCGGCGAAGCGCATGGCCCCCTACGGCCTGACCCTGGACCCCTGGGAGCACGCGGTGCTCAAGACGTCCATGACCTTCCCGCCGCTGCGCCGGGGCTCCTGA